A region from the bacterium genome encodes:
- a CDS encoding tetratricopeptide repeat protein, which translates to DYPPAISNIGTAYFLAGDATRAEAFLLRAVQLAPNHASYRAALADIYTSQGRLSAAEEQLLKAQQIAPNNRDIQNRLLWLRRQQGDILNGDCFLNMSPATRGTASRNRMFVLKELEDDRSGAPRLITASSVT; encoded by the coding sequence GACTACCCGCCGGCGATCTCGAACATTGGCACAGCCTACTTTCTCGCTGGCGACGCCACCCGCGCTGAGGCCTTTTTATTGCGCGCGGTCCAGCTTGCGCCAAACCATGCCTCGTATCGCGCAGCGTTGGCGGACATTTACACCAGCCAGGGAAGGTTGAGCGCTGCCGAGGAGCAGCTTCTCAAGGCCCAGCAGATCGCCCCCAACAACAGGGACATCCAAAACCGACTTCTCTGGCTCCGTCGCCAGCAGGGTGACATACTCAATGGCGACTGTTTCTTAAACATGTCCCCCGCGACGAGAGGAACCGCATCGCGGAATAGGATGTTTGTACTTAAGGAACTCGAGGATGACCGAAGTGGCGCGCCTCGTCTGATAACGGCGTCTAGTGTTACTTGA